Proteins from a genomic interval of Paenibacillus sp. FSL H8-0048:
- a CDS encoding IS3 family transposase, whose product MFIKQGNTAALVLRLVGLAESTYYDRKKRKKQEAQAVPQGRGRPVPGYSLIESGEKISDEEIQEWLLELIAGEEHVYGYKLLAKCLWNQRGLRLNHKKSYRLCQALDILQPQRHKRFKHPRKLPENRVITGAGQLWQMDIKYGYVAGRDRHFFVL is encoded by the coding sequence ATGTTCATTAAGCAGGGGAATACCGCAGCGTTGGTACTCCGTCTCGTGGGGCTCGCAGAGTCTACGTATTACGACCGTAAGAAACGCAAGAAGCAGGAGGCACAGGCCGTACCTCAGGGACGCGGAAGACCCGTACCCGGCTACTCCCTGATCGAGTCTGGAGAGAAGATTAGCGACGAGGAAATCCAGGAATGGCTGCTGGAATTAATCGCTGGAGAAGAGCATGTGTACGGATACAAACTGCTGGCCAAGTGCTTGTGGAACCAGCGCGGGCTGAGGCTCAATCACAAGAAAAGCTACCGGCTGTGCCAGGCGCTGGATATCCTGCAGCCGCAGCGCCACAAACGCTTTAAGCATCCCCGGAAGCTGCCGGAGAACCGGGTCATTACCGGAGCAGGCCAGCTCTGGCAGATGGACATTAAGTATGGGTACGTGGCGGGCCGGGACCGGCATTTCTTTGTCCTGAG
- a CDS encoding helix-turn-helix domain-containing protein, translating to MGHLTGTREKAAQEVLSGIKAAVVARKYGVTPSTVNQWVRDYREAHGEQEHPYPQEQVEELKRLLDVEQKYEKAVRILGEKELEIEILRELLKKPTPAYPKKSR from the coding sequence ATGGGACACTTAACAGGAACAAGAGAGAAAGCCGCGCAAGAGGTGTTGTCTGGCATTAAGGCAGCGGTGGTTGCCCGAAAGTATGGGGTGACCCCATCGACGGTGAATCAGTGGGTGAGAGATTACCGCGAAGCCCATGGGGAACAAGAGCATCCGTATCCCCAGGAGCAGGTGGAGGAATTGAAGCGCCTCCTGGACGTGGAGCAGAAATACGAGAAGGCGGTCAGGATCCTCGGCGAAAAGGAGCTAGAGATCGAAATTCTGCGTGAACTGCTAAAAAAGCCAACCCCTGCTTATCCGAAAAAATCGAGGTAG
- a CDS encoding GNAT family N-acetyltransferase translates to MYMKQGNLVIRDATVADAELLCKWWNDGEVMEHAGFPEGLGITEQEVLTQLQTGTDSERKGRLILEIDGVPAGEMSFNAVSGHVTEIGIKICDSSQQNKGAGTQSLEMLILYLFESQGFHKIILDTNLKNTRAQHVYEKLGFRKIAVRKNAWADQHGELQTFIDYELSLAEWTQSS, encoded by the coding sequence ATGTATATGAAGCAAGGAAATTTGGTTATCCGAGATGCAACTGTAGCCGATGCAGAACTGCTATGCAAATGGTGGAACGATGGAGAAGTCATGGAGCACGCCGGATTTCCTGAGGGGTTAGGAATCACTGAACAAGAGGTGTTAACCCAATTGCAGACCGGGACAGATTCTGAACGTAAAGGACGTCTGATTCTGGAAATCGATGGTGTTCCTGCTGGAGAAATGAGCTTCAATGCGGTTTCTGGACATGTGACGGAGATTGGCATCAAAATCTGTGATTCTAGCCAACAAAACAAAGGGGCAGGCACACAGAGTTTAGAAATGCTGATCCTTTATCTTTTTGAATCACAGGGGTTTCACAAAATTATACTGGATACGAACCTTAAGAACACCAGAGCACAGCATGTGTATGAGAAACTCGGCTTCCGGAAAATAGCAGTGCGAAAGAATGCCTGGGCAGATCAGCATGGGGAATTACAGACTTTTATAGACTATGAGCTATCCTTAGCAGAATGGACTCAAAGTTCCTGA
- a CDS encoding ABC-F family ATP-binding cassette domain-containing protein yields MSILNVEKLSHGFGDRAIFTDVSFRLLKGEHIGLIGANGEGKSTFMNIITGKLQPDEGKVEWAKRMRAGYLDQHAVLQQGQSIRDVLRGAFQYLFDMEQEMNDMYGKMGDVTPEELEQLLEDVGTIQDMLTSQDFYMIDAKIDETARGLGLTDIGLDKDVNDLSGGQRTKVLLAKLLLEKPDILLLDEPTNYLDEQHINWLKRYLQEYENAFILISHDIPFLNSVINLIYHMENQSLSRYVGDYEYFQQVYEAKKSQLESAFKRQQQEIADLKDFVARNKASVATRNMAMSRQKKLDKMEVIEIAKEKPKPQFNFKQGRTSGKVIFETKDLVIGYDSPLSRPLDLSMERGQKIALVGANGIGKTTLLRSILGQIQPISGTARLGDLLEIGYFEQEMKESNYNTCIEEIWNEFPSYSQFEIRAALAKCGLTTKHIESKIAVLSGGEKAKVRLCKLINRESNLLVLDEPTNHLDVDAKEELQRALKAYKGSILLISHEPEFYRDIVTDTWNCESWTTKVF; encoded by the coding sequence ATGAGTATATTAAATGTAGAAAAGCTTAGTCACGGCTTCGGCGACCGGGCCATCTTCACCGATGTCTCCTTCCGTCTGCTGAAGGGTGAGCATATCGGTCTGATCGGCGCCAACGGTGAGGGGAAATCAACCTTCATGAACATCATTACCGGTAAGCTGCAGCCGGACGAAGGCAAGGTGGAATGGGCGAAGCGGATGCGCGCCGGGTATCTGGATCAGCATGCGGTGCTTCAGCAGGGGCAATCCATCCGGGATGTGCTGCGCGGGGCCTTCCAATATCTGTTCGATATGGAACAAGAGATGAACGACATGTACGGCAAGATGGGGGATGTGACCCCTGAGGAGCTGGAGCAGCTGCTGGAGGATGTCGGAACAATTCAGGACATGCTGACCAGCCAGGACTTCTATATGATCGATGCCAAAATCGATGAAACCGCGCGCGGACTCGGCCTGACCGACATCGGTCTGGACAAGGATGTCAACGACCTCAGCGGCGGTCAGCGGACCAAGGTGCTGCTGGCGAAGCTGCTGCTGGAGAAGCCGGATATTCTGCTGCTCGATGAGCCTACGAACTATCTGGATGAACAGCATATCAACTGGCTGAAGCGTTACCTGCAGGAATATGAGAATGCCTTCATTCTGATCTCCCATGACATTCCGTTCCTGAATAGCGTGATCAACCTGATCTACCATATGGAGAACCAGTCGCTGTCGCGTTATGTGGGCGATTATGAGTATTTCCAGCAGGTGTACGAAGCGAAGAAGTCGCAGCTGGAATCCGCCTTCAAGCGCCAGCAGCAGGAGATTGCCGATCTGAAGGATTTCGTGGCCCGCAACAAGGCCAGTGTAGCTACCCGCAATATGGCCATGTCCCGGCAGAAGAAGCTGGATAAGATGGAGGTCATCGAGATTGCCAAGGAGAAGCCGAAGCCGCAGTTCAACTTCAAGCAGGGGCGGACCTCCGGTAAAGTGATTTTTGAGACCAAGGATCTGGTGATCGGGTATGATTCCCCATTGTCGCGTCCGCTGGACCTCAGCATGGAGCGGGGACAGAAGATCGCCCTCGTCGGTGCGAACGGTATCGGTAAAACCACACTGCTGCGCAGCATTCTCGGCCAGATTCAGCCCATCTCAGGCACAGCCCGTCTTGGCGATCTGCTGGAGATCGGGTATTTCGAACAGGAAATGAAGGAATCGAATTACAACACCTGTATTGAGGAGATCTGGAACGAATTCCCGTCCTACTCCCAATTCGAGATTCGTGCAGCGCTGGCGAAGTGCGGCCTGACCACCAAGCATATTGAGAGTAAAATTGCTGTCCTGAGCGGCGGTGAGAAGGCAAAGGTACGTCTGTGCAAGCTGATTAACCGGGAGAGCAATCTGCTGGTACTGGATGAGCCTACCAACCATCTCGATGTGGATGCGAAGGAAGAGCTGCAGCGTGCGCTCAAAGCCTATAAAGGCAGCATTCTGCTGATCTCCCATGAGCCTGAATTCTACCGTGATATCGTGACCGATACCTGGAACTGCGAATCATGGACGACCAAAGTCTTCTAG
- a CDS encoding PTS transporter subunit EIIC, whose product MTLAGHSYYSGVRMQGDHMNAVNEETVVKPSKRSLVNIIIDGISGIFLPIVNILSAAGIMKGLLAGAVALELVSKTEGTYTVLNAMADSLFHYLPLLLAFTAARKFGANPFTAVVIGGVMLYPSLTTLFANNENIEFMGMSIRPVNYPASAIPIILAVGLLVYVERFCVKILPEVIRGFFTPLISVVVVSSVTLLVFGPMGALAGDALADGYRTVYNFSSVGAGMVLGAVIQPMVIFGLHWSLVPLAINNISTGGSDTILALMGPAAFAQAGAALAVFIKAKNKQFRTLSLSASISALFGVTEPAMFGVNLPLRKPMVIVCIAGSIGGGMVGAFGSSAISFAFPGLATLPAYLGDGFGGFLIACATGFLIALIATLSVKLGPEPVVGEPAKS is encoded by the coding sequence GTGACTCTTGCGGGTCATTCGTATTACAGTGGAGTAAGAATGCAGGGGGATCATATGAACGCAGTGAATGAGGAGACAGTCGTGAAGCCATCCAAACGCAGTCTGGTCAATATCATTATTGACGGCATTTCTGGTATTTTTCTTCCCATAGTGAATATATTGAGCGCGGCAGGAATCATGAAGGGGCTGCTCGCTGGTGCGGTTGCGCTGGAGCTCGTCAGCAAGACGGAAGGCACCTATACGGTGCTGAATGCCATGGCGGACAGCCTGTTCCATTACCTTCCGCTGCTGCTGGCGTTTACGGCAGCCCGTAAATTCGGGGCCAATCCTTTTACGGCGGTTGTGATAGGCGGGGTTATGCTATATCCCAGTCTGACTACACTATTTGCGAACAACGAAAACATTGAGTTTATGGGCATGAGCATCAGGCCGGTTAATTATCCTGCAAGCGCTATTCCCATCATTCTGGCGGTGGGCCTGCTGGTCTATGTCGAGCGGTTCTGTGTTAAAATATTGCCGGAGGTCATCCGCGGCTTCTTCACTCCGCTGATCTCTGTGGTCGTCGTCTCGTCGGTGACGCTGCTGGTATTCGGACCGATGGGGGCGCTGGCCGGGGATGCCCTGGCAGACGGGTACCGCACTGTGTACAATTTCAGTTCAGTCGGCGCCGGTATGGTGCTGGGGGCAGTCATTCAGCCAATGGTGATTTTCGGGCTGCACTGGAGTCTGGTGCCGCTGGCGATCAACAATATCAGCACGGGCGGTTCAGACACGATCCTCGCGCTGATGGGACCTGCTGCCTTTGCCCAGGCCGGGGCTGCACTTGCGGTATTCATCAAAGCCAAAAACAAACAGTTCCGTACCTTAAGCCTGTCGGCATCTATCTCGGCCTTATTCGGTGTGACGGAGCCTGCGATGTTCGGAGTGAATCTGCCTTTGCGTAAGCCGATGGTTATCGTCTGTATTGCCGGCTCAATCGGCGGGGGAATGGTTGGAGCGTTTGGCTCCTCTGCGATCTCGTTTGCTTTTCCGGGACTGGCTACGCTGCCTGCTTATCTCGGGGACGGATTTGGCGGCTTCCTGATCGCATGTGCCACCGGGTTCCTGATTGCCCTGATTGCCACACTGTCGGTGAAGCTGGGACCGGAGCCGGTGGTGGGGGAACCTGCCAAGTCATAG
- a CDS encoding DUF7638 domain-containing protein: MRAIRRTKTVEGTSIPGIIQNGGSYFYINVDVYEDGMVNCWELTDLAGLSGKIQSGWLTPAAPAGEQLSIHGLGAYTVESAKWTYNAESYYQHVKDTVTRLNPELTNIYEISEREQERNEARRIALSPTATEFYVNSEMFYQTTEGKSVHLFMKNSGAVYLVDVVIYKDGKVSVYNLPAEADYTLEELDGLFADGTFFTTLDASTLVHILQLGEVTLGASLYSAEAEEKLKELHNLHKQLNGEQTAHEACRAAYYAYLENPSEYYREQLRIKYELVPEHERMYLGDMDTKDWDYQRILYHPEETREV; encoded by the coding sequence ATGAGAGCCATTAGAAGAACGAAGACCGTTGAAGGGACTTCCATTCCCGGCATCATCCAAAATGGAGGAAGTTACTTCTATATTAATGTAGACGTCTATGAAGACGGCATGGTGAACTGCTGGGAGCTGACCGACCTTGCGGGCTTATCCGGCAAAATACAATCGGGCTGGCTGACGCCAGCAGCCCCGGCAGGAGAGCAGCTGTCCATTCACGGTCTGGGGGCGTATACTGTGGAGTCGGCGAAGTGGACTTACAACGCTGAAAGCTATTATCAGCATGTGAAGGATACGGTTACCCGCCTGAATCCTGAGCTTACGAATATTTATGAGATTTCAGAGCGGGAGCAGGAGCGCAATGAAGCGCGCCGGATCGCCCTTTCGCCAACAGCTACGGAATTCTATGTTAACAGCGAAATGTTCTACCAGACGACGGAGGGCAAAAGTGTCCATCTGTTCATGAAGAATAGCGGTGCAGTATATTTGGTCGATGTTGTGATCTATAAGGACGGAAAGGTATCGGTCTATAACCTGCCTGCAGAAGCTGACTATACGCTGGAGGAGCTGGACGGGCTTTTTGCGGACGGGACGTTCTTTACCACCCTGGATGCTTCCACTCTGGTTCATATACTGCAATTGGGCGAGGTGACGCTTGGCGCTTCGCTGTATTCTGCGGAAGCGGAAGAGAAGCTCAAAGAGCTGCACAACCTCCACAAGCAGCTAAACGGCGAGCAAACGGCGCATGAAGCGTGCCGGGCTGCCTATTATGCTTATCTGGAGAATCCGAGTGAGTACTACCGGGAGCAGCTTAGAATCAAATATGAGCTTGTGCCGGAGCATGAACGGATGTATCTGGGCGATATGGATACGAAGGATTGGGATTACCAGCGGATTCTGTATCATCCTGAAGAGACACGGGAAGTGTGA
- a CDS encoding YcxB family protein, with the protein MILYTQNPSVILLGISITLVLTMGMSIVMRTLLLPKILSADTRYNKEFEYLFDAEGINFSPEKDASVMTWGSFTRVWENQSYYLLFHGPQEYWFVAKQSFEDAAQEHKFRAYVSDHRKIVSGVIW; encoded by the coding sequence ATGATTCTGTATACTCAGAACCCGTCGGTCATTCTGCTCGGCATATCGATTACGCTGGTTCTGACCATGGGAATGTCAATCGTGATGCGTACCCTGCTTTTACCGAAGATCTTGTCGGCAGATACAAGGTATAATAAGGAATTTGAATATCTTTTCGATGCAGAGGGGATCAATTTCAGTCCGGAGAAGGACGCGTCTGTCATGACATGGGGCTCCTTCACCCGGGTATGGGAGAACCAGAGCTATTATCTGCTGTTCCATGGGCCACAGGAGTATTGGTTCGTTGCGAAGCAATCGTTCGAGGATGCCGCACAGGAGCATAAATTCAGAGCGTATGTGTCAGATCACCGCAAGATTGTCAGTGGTGTGATTTGGTGA
- a CDS encoding iron chaperone, translating to MDVFAEYLAKIDNPVHRDTVEEVLAWVLQEFPQLEPRIGWNQPMFTDHGTYIIGFSVAKGHMAVAPEKAGMDHFEEVLKQGGVDHTKLLIRMKWTNPVDYGLLRQLIEYNIADKADCTSFWRV from the coding sequence ATGGATGTGTTTGCAGAGTATCTGGCGAAGATCGATAATCCGGTTCACCGGGATACGGTAGAGGAAGTACTCGCCTGGGTGTTGCAGGAGTTCCCGCAGCTCGAACCGAGAATTGGCTGGAACCAGCCGATGTTCACCGATCACGGAACGTATATTATCGGCTTCAGTGTAGCCAAAGGGCATATGGCTGTCGCCCCGGAAAAGGCAGGCATGGATCATTTCGAGGAGGTCCTCAAGCAAGGCGGAGTAGATCACACCAAGCTGCTGATCCGCATGAAATGGACGAATCCGGTGGATTACGGCCTGCTGAGACAGTTAATCGAGTACAATATTGCCGACAAGGCAGATTGCACAAGCTTTTGGCGGGTGTAG
- a CDS encoding VOC family protein → MKVTGFSHITLLVSDLKMSLEFYHGILGMKVRHHGRIDAYLEWGSAWVCLVERTEAEEQPGGFAGMDHVAFYIAEDDFKEAVGILQKHQVEIVRGPVQRGTGWSVNFLDPDRIQLELHTSTLDERMQVWR, encoded by the coding sequence ATGAAAGTCACCGGATTCAGTCATATTACACTTCTGGTAAGCGATCTTAAAATGTCCCTGGAATTCTATCACGGTATCCTGGGGATGAAGGTTAGACATCACGGCCGAATAGATGCCTATTTGGAGTGGGGCAGCGCTTGGGTCTGTCTCGTGGAACGGACGGAAGCCGAAGAGCAGCCGGGCGGATTCGCCGGGATGGATCATGTAGCTTTTTATATCGCAGAGGATGATTTCAAGGAAGCTGTCGGCATCTTGCAGAAGCATCAAGTTGAGATCGTCAGAGGACCTGTGCAGCGGGGAACCGGCTGGTCGGTGAATTTCCTGGACCCGGATAGGATTCAGCTGGAGCTGCATACTTCCACTCTGGATGAACGGATGCAGGTCTGGCGTTAA
- a CDS encoding pyridoxamine 5'-phosphate oxidase family protein translates to MLTSENELRELLGYPSEVVKRKSIHQLDHHCRDYIAMSPLLFLSTADEHGSCDVSPRGDAPGSVLVLDEGHLVIPERPGNRRLDSLLNILANPQIGLIFIIPGLEETLRVNGQAYIIKDEPILDRMRARGKRPALGIGVKVEECYMHCAKAFKRSQVWNPGTWPAEDLLPSAPAIIAAHVNTAEFTEEVVRRGIEESYEKRLY, encoded by the coding sequence ATGCTGACATCGGAAAATGAGCTAAGAGAGCTTCTGGGTTATCCGAGTGAAGTGGTGAAACGCAAATCGATTCATCAGCTGGATCATCACTGTCGTGATTATATAGCGATGTCCCCTCTGTTATTCTTGTCCACAGCAGATGAACACGGCTCTTGCGATGTCTCTCCGCGCGGGGATGCACCCGGCTCAGTGCTTGTGCTGGATGAAGGGCATCTGGTCATTCCGGAGCGGCCGGGGAACCGCAGATTGGACTCTTTGCTGAATATCCTGGCTAATCCGCAGATCGGTCTGATTTTTATTATCCCGGGACTTGAAGAGACCCTGCGGGTTAACGGGCAAGCCTATATCATTAAAGATGAGCCTATTCTGGACCGGATGCGGGCCAGAGGCAAGCGGCCTGCGCTGGGAATTGGAGTGAAGGTGGAGGAATGCTATATGCACTGTGCCAAGGCCTTCAAAAGATCGCAGGTCTGGAACCCCGGGACTTGGCCTGCTGAAGACTTGCTCCCGTCTGCTCCGGCCATCATTGCGGCGCATGTGAATACAGCGGAGTTCACGGAGGAAGTGGTGCGGCGCGGTATAGAGGAGAGCTACGAGAAGCGGCTGTATTAA
- a CDS encoding class I SAM-dependent methyltransferase, with product MDTERLIRIFDRQATDYDRKREDPKQRRWRQKLIGSAKGEVLELAVGAGANFPFYPQGVKITAADFSGAMVEKARRAAGQYRLDADCICADIEDMSFAAHSFDTIVSTLSLCSYKNPLNLLEKLNRWCKPDGTILLLEHGIGSNLLVTTLQRALNPLLYRIYGCHQTRDILGLVRESGMQITRVESYSLNMVHLIWAGPEEQQL from the coding sequence ATGGATACAGAGCGGCTGATACGGATTTTTGACAGGCAGGCCACGGACTATGACCGTAAAAGAGAAGATCCAAAACAGCGGCGCTGGCGCCAGAAGCTGATCGGTTCTGCGAAGGGTGAGGTACTGGAGCTTGCCGTCGGAGCCGGGGCGAACTTCCCATTCTATCCTCAAGGCGTCAAGATCACGGCTGCGGACTTCAGCGGAGCCATGGTTGAGAAGGCCAGACGGGCCGCCGGACAGTACCGGCTGGACGCGGATTGTATATGTGCGGATATCGAAGACATGAGCTTTGCTGCGCATTCGTTCGATACCATTGTCTCCACGCTGTCCTTATGCAGCTATAAGAACCCGCTGAACCTGCTGGAGAAGCTTAACCGCTGGTGTAAGCCGGACGGCACCATCCTGCTTCTGGAGCATGGAATTGGTTCTAACCTCTTGGTCACTACGCTGCAACGGGCGCTGAATCCGTTGCTCTATCGTATATACGGCTGCCATCAGACCCGGGATATTCTCGGACTGGTCCGGGAGTCGGGGATGCAGATCACTAGAGTGGAGAGCTATTCGCTGAATATGGTGCATTTGATCTGGGCGGGGCCTGAGGAACAACAACTATGA
- a CDS encoding SDR family NAD(P)-dependent oxidoreductase — MRKPFDLSGKVAVVTGAAGGIGTELVQALSGQGADVALLDVRVDGLEPARRQIEAQGRRVLPLQCDVTCGAEIESAVASILEHFGQLDILVNNAGVASAGSVEELDEAEWDRVMDTNVKSIFLMSKAVIPAMKERGQGRIINLASICGVKGSKLAALHAYNASKGAVVNLTRGMGATLAPYGITVNAIGPSLFPSGMTRALYQDRFLEQYNTLCPMGRPGNPDELNGAVLYFASDASSYTTGQTLYVDGGWTAV, encoded by the coding sequence GTGAGAAAGCCATTTGATTTGAGCGGAAAAGTGGCGGTGGTGACAGGAGCAGCCGGGGGGATAGGCACAGAATTAGTCCAAGCTCTGTCCGGGCAAGGGGCGGATGTTGCCCTGCTGGATGTAAGAGTGGACGGGCTGGAACCGGCGCGGCGACAGATTGAAGCCCAGGGCCGCCGGGTGCTTCCGCTCCAATGTGACGTAACCTGCGGGGCAGAGATTGAATCGGCGGTAGCGAGCATTCTGGAGCATTTCGGGCAGCTAGACATCCTGGTGAATAATGCCGGAGTCGCCTCCGCAGGCTCTGTCGAGGAACTGGACGAAGCGGAATGGGACCGGGTGATGGATACCAATGTGAAAAGTATTTTTCTCATGTCCAAAGCGGTGATCCCGGCCATGAAAGAACGTGGGCAAGGCCGCATTATCAACCTTGCTTCCATCTGTGGTGTGAAGGGCAGCAAGCTCGCTGCCCTGCATGCCTATAATGCCTCCAAAGGTGCTGTCGTGAATCTGACCCGCGGCATGGGCGCGACACTCGCTCCTTACGGAATCACAGTGAATGCAATCGGACCCAGCCTGTTCCCCAGCGGGATGACACGCGCGCTCTATCAGGACCGCTTCCTGGAGCAGTATAATACGCTATGCCCCATGGGCCGTCCCGGCAATCCCGATGAATTGAACGGCGCTGTCCTCTACTTCGCCTCGGATGCCTCCAGCTACACGACAGGCCAGACGCTGTATGTGGACGGGGGCTGGACAGCCGTCTGA
- a CDS encoding acetoacetate decarboxylase family protein, with protein MSSFVKDVNEITKRVNTPTTFYNAETLTVYWETSPEVIRSILPAPLTPGPRPLVHAFVANYPRTSFCEPYREAAVFVLAAYNGQPGTYCLSMPISDDIAMGLGREIYGFPKKMADISLQKEDQHVAGSVSRRGTEFFHVEAALSGKMNAADGQRIISEHYGKGLPVFNMKYSKSPDGRGFDLGPLLIRQTASMDVSVRTAAEAEIHLHDSPHDPWAELEVVRMLGGIYTVSNTVLERGEVLTAVDPVEFLPYSNLRWDWWN; from the coding sequence ATGAGCAGCTTCGTAAAAGATGTGAATGAGATTACAAAAAGAGTAAATACACCTACGACCTTCTATAATGCCGAGACACTAACCGTCTATTGGGAGACTTCGCCCGAAGTGATCCGCAGCATTCTGCCCGCCCCGCTTACACCGGGTCCTAGGCCGCTTGTGCACGCTTTTGTAGCTAACTATCCCCGCACCAGCTTCTGCGAGCCTTACCGTGAAGCCGCAGTCTTCGTTCTGGCAGCCTACAACGGGCAACCGGGCACCTACTGCCTGTCCATGCCGATCAGCGATGATATCGCGATGGGCCTGGGGCGTGAGATTTACGGCTTCCCCAAGAAGATGGCCGACATCAGTCTCCAGAAGGAGGATCAGCATGTGGCAGGCAGCGTCTCCCGGCGGGGCACTGAATTCTTCCATGTAGAGGCTGCGCTTAGCGGTAAAATGAATGCCGCAGACGGACAGCGTATCATCTCAGAGCATTACGGTAAGGGGCTGCCTGTCTTCAACATGAAGTATTCCAAGTCCCCGGATGGCCGCGGCTTCGATCTTGGACCGCTGCTGATCCGGCAGACAGCCTCTATGGATGTCAGCGTGCGTACAGCGGCAGAAGCAGAGATTCACCTGCATGACTCTCCGCATGACCCCTGGGCCGAGCTGGAAGTCGTCCGTATGCTGGGCGGCATCTACACGGTCAGCAATACCGTCCTTGAACGAGGTGAGGTGCTGACTGCTGTAGATCCTGTAGAGTTCCTTCCTTACTCCAACTTACGCTGGGACTGGTGGAATTAA
- a CDS encoding PucR family transcriptional regulator → MSVTFEQISRHFSKQAVHIQWNKALTTAYSDTMLITKSLKHFAPEYIYVGYQSGLPDHAEGVEQASLMLINDMVEPASGRQQQMYSGQNRMEFGAEEDVFELYNQIRVLFLEEAEREQTKGRMLEACVAGKGLEAIVCAAAELMGNPVIIIDVSYKILAASDCSGVTDPIWNDNLHKGYCSYDFIAAVHQLKSVQTGIESLEAYEVECSGSQVTKLVAKIRIGSKPVGNVIVLGDTRPIEQSDHELAGFTAGLVAAELAKNSFYRNSSQAEYEELIYGLLENEENGPLLIQESLRSGMHLPKGRLSVLVLELAGYDVSVSGKHTGYLRDQLHLHFGEERLIFYHEYMVGVSEGESASSRSREVDPSLREFLVSHQIRLGISREFTDLTDCRKYYLQALKALEIGRIVWPAEPRVLYADVQLYDLLSPHAQRDSRDVSHPALTVLREFDEKHHADLYHTLYSYLKNNQQLQKTADELFVHRNTLRYRLRQIDELIQLDLSKIDHVLRLYMSYQMTDYLEKLGGGESPCCS, encoded by the coding sequence ATGAGTGTTACCTTTGAACAGATAAGCAGACATTTTAGTAAGCAAGCCGTACATATCCAGTGGAACAAAGCATTAACGACAGCTTATTCAGATACGATGCTGATTACGAAGAGCCTGAAGCATTTTGCACCTGAATATATCTATGTGGGCTACCAGTCCGGATTGCCGGATCACGCAGAAGGGGTGGAGCAAGCCAGCCTGATGCTAATTAACGACATGGTGGAGCCAGCTTCGGGCCGGCAGCAGCAGATGTACAGCGGACAGAACCGTATGGAATTCGGGGCGGAGGAGGATGTATTCGAGCTCTATAATCAGATCCGGGTGCTGTTCCTGGAAGAAGCTGAACGGGAGCAGACTAAGGGCAGGATGCTTGAGGCCTGTGTCGCCGGCAAAGGATTGGAAGCAATCGTCTGTGCGGCAGCGGAGCTGATGGGCAATCCGGTGATTATCATCGATGTAAGCTATAAGATTCTGGCTGCTTCGGACTGTAGCGGGGTTACCGATCCCATCTGGAACGATAATCTGCACAAAGGATACTGCTCCTATGATTTCATAGCTGCCGTCCATCAACTGAAGAGCGTACAGACCGGCATAGAGTCGCTGGAGGCTTACGAAGTGGAATGCAGCGGAAGCCAGGTGACCAAGCTGGTCGCCAAGATCAGAATTGGCAGCAAGCCAGTCGGCAATGTAATTGTGCTGGGCGACACACGCCCGATTGAACAGAGTGATCATGAGCTGGCGGGTTTTACGGCCGGGCTGGTAGCGGCGGAGCTGGCGAAGAATAGCTTTTACCGGAACTCCAGTCAGGCGGAATATGAAGAGCTAATCTATGGATTACTGGAGAATGAAGAGAACGGACCGCTACTTATTCAGGAGAGTCTGCGGAGCGGTATGCATCTGCCCAAGGGCAGATTGTCCGTTCTGGTGCTGGAGCTTGCGGGGTATGATGTTTCTGTTTCCGGTAAACACACCGGTTATTTAAGAGATCAGCTGCATCTGCATTTCGGTGAGGAGCGGCTGATCTTTTACCATGAGTATATGGTGGGGGTAAGTGAAGGTGAGTCTGCATCGTCCAGGTCAAGAGAGGTTGATCCAAGCTTGCGGGAATTTCTCGTCAGCCATCAGATCCGCCTGGGAATCAGCCGGGAATTCACCGACCTCACGGACTGCCGCAAATATTACTTACAGGCGCTCAAAGCGCTGGAGATCGGGCGGATCGTCTGGCCGGCGGAGCCGCGTGTGCTATACGCTGATGTGCAGCTGTATGACCTGTTATCCCCGCATGCGCAGCGTGATTCCCGGGATGTCAGCCATCCGGCGCTTACGGTCCTGCGTGAATTCGATGAGAAGCATCATGCGGACTTGTACCATACCCTCTATTCCTATTTGAAGAACAATCAGCAGCTGCAAAAGACCGCAGACGAGCTATTCGTACACCGCAACACTTTGCGGTACCGCTTACGCCAGATCGACGAATTGATCCAGCTTGATTTGAGCAAGATCGATCATGTGCTGAGGCTGTATATGTCCTATCAAATGACGGACTATCTGGAAAAGCTGGGTGGGGGAGAGAGCCCTTGTTGCTCCTGA